The following nucleotide sequence is from Planctomycetota bacterium.
CGCGTCACTTGGCCGAGCAGATGATGGAGCTCGGCCATCTGCGTCTCATGGGCGTCATGACGATGGCTGCCTACGGCGTCGACGCCGACACCGCTCGCCGGACGTTTGCGCGGTGCCGCGAGGTGTTCGAAGAGATGAAGAAGTTCGGCATCGGCGGCGACGACTTCCGTCACCTGTCGATGGGCATGAGCGACGACTTCGAGCCGGCGATCCTCGAAGGCAGCACCATCATCCGCGTCGGCAGCGCCCTGTTCGGCGCACGTGAAGAAGCCGCGTGAGGTTCAGGGGCATGAGATCGGTGCCACTGCATTCTTGCAGTGGTCGGTCTAAAGCACTGCAATCATGCAGTGGCACCAGAGCCACGACGTGGCACAAGACCGCTAGTGGTCGTGTCCCTCGTGGTCACCGTGATCGTGCCCTTCGTGGTCGTCGTCGTGACCGCCGTGGCCGTGATCGTGATTGTGGCCCAGCGTGAGTTGTGCGGTCAGTCCGTGGACGTCCACGCCTTGTGCACCAAGCTTGGCCGCCAGAATGGTGAAGTTGTGGTCCATCATGCCGAGGTACGTCGACTCGATCCGCTCGTCCGCGGGCCCGTCGAGGTAGAGGCCGTCGACCTCCTGGCCGTCGGATGAGACGGTGATGCCGTAGACCGCCATCGGTGCGATCCGCTCGTCGGTGACCGTCCGATTGTCCTCTGGAACCCGATTCATCGTCGCCTTGCCGTAGGCGTCGAGTTTGACGAGTTCGTCGAGATACGCAGCGGCATTCGCATCGATCGTCGAAGCATGGTCGGGGAACGCCTCCGACAGGCTTGAGCCGAGCTCCGAAACGA
It contains:
- a CDS encoding zinc ABC transporter substrate-binding protein, with product MRTTLLSGLLLFAMLLIGCGGGDGKPVRAVSDDPVIRDVMSVLLNDTGVPVAATTADAATSFIFDDELPVSPLNVEAFASQVVSELGSSLSEAFPDHASTIDANAAAYLDELVKLDAYGKATMNRVPEDNRTVTDERIAPMAVYGITVSSDGQEVDGLYLDGPADERIESTYLGMMDHNFTILAAKLGAQGVDVHGLTAQLTLGHNHDHGHGGHDDDHEGHDHGDHEGHDH